The following coding sequences are from one Gadus macrocephalus chromosome 3, ASM3116895v1 window:
- the LOC132453339 gene encoding piggyBac transposable element-derived protein 4-like has translation MSRDRFDMIWRYLHLEDNLDPALDKSDKLWKIRRFMDLLLHQFQALYEINGFVSVDESMVKYKGRLAFRQYLPMKPVKWWIKVWVMAESNTGYVNNFQVYTGAIAGKTETGLAYRIVSDLAKPYFGSNLCVYMDNFYTSVKLLLDLQVRGVPLQCFG, from the exons ATGTCAAGGGACCGTTTCGACATGATCTGGAG ATATCTCCATCTAGAAGATAACTTGGACCCTGCCTTGGATAAATCCGATAAGCTGTGGAAGATCCGGCGGTTCATGGACCTCCTCTTGCATCAGTTCCAGGCCCTCTATGAGATCAATGGGTTTGTGAGCGTGGATGAGTCCATGGTAAAATACAAGGGACGCCTTGCCTTCCGGCAGTACCTCCCCATGAAGCCGGTGAAGTGGTGGATAAAGGTGTGGGTCATGGCAGAGAGCAATACAGGCTACGTAAACAATTTTCAAGTTTACACAGGGGCCATTGCAGGCAAGACCGAGACAGGCCTGGCTTACCGGATTGTGTCAGACCTGGCTAAACCGTATTTTGGGTCAaacttgtgtgtttacatggacaacTTTTACACCAGCGTGAAGTTGTTGCTGGATCTGCAGGTCAGGGGTGTGCCTTTACAATGCTTTggttaa